One window from the genome of Chaetodon trifascialis isolate fChaTrf1 chromosome 20, fChaTrf1.hap1, whole genome shotgun sequence encodes:
- the gsdf gene encoding gonadal somatic cell derived factor — protein MSLTFTVVTMLLGSSMVIAFVLQPSNEEPAASADSAVSPHRCHGESLQSIRKGLLSALNLQVEPQLPAGGLDGVREQWRRIFSDAAHRAMDAAIPAGYSASADGGNSTGLKCCSMASEIFMKDLGWDSWVIHPTSLTIIQCALCNPEMNTVQCPSSLTNVQDADSQVQVPCCQPTSQTTVPVIYMDDFSTLVMSSVQLTSTCGCGHASVQQPAEE, from the exons ATGTCCCTTACGTTCACTGTGGTGACAATGCTTCTGGGCTCTTCGATGGTGATCGCATTTGTCTTGCAACCATCCAATGAAgaacctgcagcctctgcagacTCTGCTGTTTCCCCTCACAG GTGCCACGGTGAGTCACTGCAGTCCATCAGGAAGGGTCTCCTCAGTGCTCTCAACTTGCAGGTTGAGCCACAGCTGCCTGCTGGTGGGCTGGATGGTGTCAGAGAGCAATGGAGGAGGATCTTCAGTGACGCTGCTCACAGAGCCATGGATGCTGCGA TTCCAGCAGGCTATTCTGCTTCAGCTGATGGCGGAAACAGTACAGGCCTGAAGTGCTGCTCCATGGCCTCCGAGATCTTCATGAAAG atcTGGGATGGGACAGCTGGGTGATCCATCCCACCAGCCTTACTATCATTCAGTGTGCACTCTGCAACCCAGAAATGAACACTGTGCAATGTCCATCATCCCTCACCAATGTCCAGGATGCCGACTCACAG gtCCAGGTGCCATGCTGTCAGCCCACCTCCCAGACAACGGTGCCCGTCATCTACATGGATGACTTCAGCACCCTCGTCATGTCCTCCGTGCAGCTGACCAGCACCTGCGGCTGCGGACACGCCAGCGTCCAGCAGCCCGCCGAAGAGTAA